From Mauremys mutica isolate MM-2020 ecotype Southern chromosome 17, ASM2049712v1, whole genome shotgun sequence, one genomic window encodes:
- the LOC123351898 gene encoding interferon-inducible GTPase 5-like, with amino-acid sequence MALPRGALDGRFQDTDFNLSNMPEEDIEELKAAVERGNLSEMVSKAQESLEHLKNMKLNIAITGESGSGKSSFINAMLGLDDENEDAANVDVIETTMEPTPYPHPKDRNVTMWDLPGIGTPSFRPDSYLQQVNFAYYDFFIIIASERFKSTHADLAQEIQRMGKKFYFVRCKVDVDLQNEKRKKNLSEETTLKKIRNDCMTKLQGAGVTSPQVFLVSKWEFGKYDSPRLQETLADELDSHKRHVFLLSLTSISRPILERKKKALQDQIWKHALVFCIISAHPVPGLSFACNVFLLRHCMANYRKTFGLDHDSLVNLSKMVGKPIADLKAVIKSPLEEEIPNHFIVHLLGKAEDHYMKLTERVFSEIFLSGIPSMLPFPIISATLKRFLNDVAEDAQRVLTKALEAEEKN; translated from the coding sequence atGGCGTTACCAAGAGGTGCTTTGGATGGTAGATTTCAGGATACGGATTTTAATCTCTCCAATATGCCCGAAGAGGATATTGAAGAGCTAAAGGCTGCAGTTGAAAGAGGGAATCTTTCAGAAATGGTTTCTAAAGCGCAGGAATCCCTAGAGCACTTGAAAAACATGAAACTCAACATCGCCATCACAGGGGAGTCAGGATCTGGGAAATCGTCCTTCATCAACGCCATGCTGGGTCTGGATGATGAGAATGAAGATGCAGCCAATGTTGATGTGATAGAAACAACAATGGAACCAACTCCTTATCCTCATCCCAAAGACCGAAATGTTACCATGTGGGACCTGCCGGGAATTGGGACACCAAGTTTCCGGCCTGACAGCTACCTCCAGCAAGTCAATTTTGCCTACTATGATTTCTTTATTATCATCGCTTCTGAGCGGTTCAAATCCACCCATGCTGAcctggcccaggagatccaaaGGATGGGGAAGAAATTTTACTTTGTGCGTTGCAAGGTGGATGTAGACttgcaaaatgaaaaaagaaagaaaaacctgaGTGAGGAGACCACCCTGAAGAAAATCAGAAACGATTGCATGACAAAGTTGCAAGGAGCAGGGGTGACCTCACCGCAGGTTTTCCTTGTCTCCAAATGGGAGTTTGGCAAGTACGATTCTCCCCGACTGCAGGAAACTCTGGCAGATGAGCTTGATTCTCACAAGAGGCATGTTTTCCTTCTTTCCCTGACCAGTATTTCCAGACCCATCCTGGAAAGGAAGAAGAAAGCCCTGCAGGATCAGATCTGGAAGCACGCTCTGGTGTTCTGCATCATTTCTGCACATCCTGTTCCAGGTCTCTCTTTTGCTTGTAATGTTTTTCTATTGAGGCACTGCATGGCAAATTACCGCAAGACCTTTGGCTTGGATCATGACTCCCTGGTTAACCTTTCCAAGATGGTTGGGAAACCCATCGCAGACTTGAAGGCCGTGATAAAGTCTCCGCTAGAAGAAGAAATACCAAACCATTTTATTGTGCATCTTCTGGGCAAGGCTGAAGATCATTACATGAAGTTAACTGAGCGTGTCTTCTCTGAGATATTTCTGTCCGGTATCCCTTCAATGTTACCTTTTCCAATCATAAGTGCCACGCTGAAGCGCTTTCTAAATGATGTTGCTGAAGATGCCCAAAGGGTCCTGACCAAAGCTTTggaggcagaagagaaaaattaa
- the LOC123351925 gene encoding interferon-inducible GTPase 5-like: MTSFKSFMESMESLSALMKDVDIELDPKALFNAVIQVYEKFMDLFKDGSPEVAALKAQEALESFENTVLNIAVTGETGAGKSSFINAIRGLETEDKRAAPTGVTEMTTEPTAYPHPTYPNVTLWDLPGIGAMNFRPQRYLHQVKFSRYDFFIIVASERFRSSHADLAREIQRMEKKFYFVRCKVDDDLANERRAHPKMYSQDSVLQKIRENAEKHLRHQGVSNPQVFLLSNWEFDQYDFHRLEDTLEKDLPSLQRLVFLLSLPNLSPEIIEKKKAALKQHLWKISLVSACINAVPIERVSFACDIGILLVSMITFYKRFGLDDDSLAKLARQAAKPVTELKAVILSPQENCMMYLTLTELLVYAKEVEC; this comes from the coding sequence ATGACATCTTTCAAATCTTTCATGGAGTCCATGGAGTCTCTCTCTGCACTCATGAAGGATGTGGATATAGAGTTAGACCCAAAGGCATTGTTCAATGCAGTTATACAAGTATATGAGAAATTCATGGATCTCTTCAAAGATGGAAGCCCTGAGGTAGCCGCTTTGAAAGCTCAGGAGGCACTGGAGTCATTCGAAAATACGGTGCTCAACATTGCTGTTACAGGAGAGACGGGTGCTGGGAAATCATCCTTCATCAATGCCATCCGGGGACTGGAGACTGAGGACAAAAGGGCTGCCCCAACGGGTGTGACAGAAATGACAACAGAGCCAACTGCTTATCCGCATCCTACCTACCCTAACGTGACACTGTGGGATTTACCGGGGATCGGGGCAATGAATTTTCGGCCACAAAGGTACCTCCATCAGGTGAAATTCAGTCGCTATGACTTCTTTATTATCGTCGCTTCAGAGCGGTTCCGTTCCAGCCACGCCGACCTGGCCCGGGAGATCCAAAGAATGGAGAAGAAGTTCTATTTTGTGCGCTGCAAAGTGGATGATGATTTGGCCAATGAAAGAAGGGCTCATCCCAAAATGTACAGTCAGGACAGTGTCTTGCAGAAGATCAGGGAGAATGCTGAGAAACATCTGAGACACCAAGGGGTGTCCAACCCACAGGTCTTTCTTCTCTCCAACTGGGAGTTTGACCAGTATGATTTTCACCGACTGGAGGATACGCTGGAGAAGGACCTCCCCAGTCTACAGAGACTTGTGTTTCTGCTCAGTCTGCCCAACCTCTCCCCTGAAATCATAGAGAAGAAGAAAGCCGCTCTGAAGCAGCATTTATGGAAAATTTCCCTGGTGTCAGCTTGTATCAATGCTGTTCCCATTGAGAGAGTCTCTTTTGCGTGTGACATTGGAATCCTGCTGGTCTCCATGATCACCTTCTACAAGCGATTTGGTCTTGATGATGACTCCCTAGCTAAGCTGGCCAGGCAGGCTGCAAAGCCTGTCACAGAGCTCAAGGCTGTTATCCTATCACCGCAGGAGAATTGTATGATGTATCTCACTCTAACTGAATTACTTGTGTATGCAAAGGAAGTAGAATGTTAA
- the LOC123351896 gene encoding interferon-inducible GTPase 5-like, whose product MTSFKSFMESMESLSALMKDVDIELDPKALFNAVIQVYEKFMDLFKDGSPEVAALKAQEALESFENTVLNIAVTGETGAGKSSFINAIRGLETEDKRAAPTGVTEMTTEPTAYPHPTYPNVTLWDLPGIGAMNFRPQRYLHQVKFSRYDFFIIVASERFRSSHADLAREIQRMEKKFYFVRCKVDDDLANERRAHPKMYSQDSVLQKIRENAEKHLRHQGVSNPQVFLLSNWEFDQYDFHQLEDTLEKDLPSLQRLVFLLSLPNLSPEIIEKKKAALKKHLWKISLVSACINAVPIERVSLACDTGILVVSMITFYKRFGLDDDSLAKLARQAAKPVTELKAVILSPQVEELTRDFLMKKCVNVGCGITRSVECRFKLGPVISTVVAVGLAFITTYSILSSFLDKVAEDAKRIRKKALE is encoded by the coding sequence ATGACATCTTTCAAATCTTTCATGGAGTCCATGGAGTCTCTCTCTGCACTCATGAAGGATGTGGATATAGAGTTAGACCCAAAGGCGTTGTTCAATGCAGTTATACAAGTATATGAGAAATTCATGGATCTCTTCAAAGATGGAAGCCCTGAGGTAGCCGCTTTGAAAGCTCAGGAGGCACTGGAGTCATTCGAAAATACGGTGCTCAACATTGCTGTTACAGGAGAGACGGGTGCTGGGAAATCATCCTTCATCAATGCCATCCGGGGACTGGAGACTGAGGACAAAAGGGCTGCCCCAACGGGTGTGACAGAAATGACAACAGAGCCAACTGCTTATCCGCATCCTACCTACCCTAACGTGACACTGTGGGATTTACCGGGGATCGGGGCAATGAATTTTCGGCCACAAAGGTACCTCCATCAGGTGAAATTCAGTCGCTATGACTTCTTTATTATCGTCGCTTCAGAGCGGTTCCGTTCCAGCCACGCCGACCTGGCCCGGGAGATCCAAAGAATGGAGAAGAAGTTCTATTTTGTGCGCTGCAAAGTGGATGATGATTTGGCCAATGAAAGAAGGGCTCATCCCAAAATGTACAGTCAGGACAGTGTCTTGCAGAAGATCAGGGAGAATGCTGAGAAACATCTGAGACACCAAGGGGTGTCCAACCCACAGGTCTTTCTTCTCTCCAACTGGGAGTTCGACCAATATGATTTTCACCAACTGGAGGATACGCTGGAGAAGGACTTGCCCAGTCTACAGAGACTCGTGTTTCTGCTCAGTCTGCCCAACCTCTCCCCTGAAATCATAGAGAAGAAGAAAGCCGCCCTGAAGAAGCATTTATGGAAAATTTCCCTGGTGTCAGCTTGTATCAATGCTGTTCCCATTGAGAGAGTCTCTCTTGCGTGTGACACTGGAATCCTGGTGGTCTCCATGATCACCTTCTACAAGCGATTTGGCCTTGATGATGACTCCCTAGCTAAGCTGGCCAGGCAGGCTGCAAAGCCTGTCACAGAGCTCAAGGCTGTTATCCTATCACCGCAGGTGGAAGAACTCACCAGGGACTTTTTAATGAAGAAATGTGTCAATGTTGGGTGCGGCATTACCAGGTCAGTTGAATGTCGCTTTAAGCTGGGACCAGTGATTAGCACTGTAGTTGCAGTAGGGTTGGCTTTCATTACCACATATTCCATACTGTCAAGCTTCCTGGATAAAGTTGCCGAAGATGCAAAGAGAATTCGCAAGAAAGCCCTGGAATAA
- the LOC123351840 gene encoding interferon-inducible GTPase 5-like, producing MEMFRATEAPRDSGITEESKAHWGDLFSKWSSKLPGLSEEETEKFQTAVKAGNLSEAMSVVSMSEDMLRNTKLNIAITGNSGSGKSSFINAIRSLNDDDRGAAETGVTETTKDPTPYPHPIHPNVIVWDLPGIGTRKYPAETYLTDVKARRYDFFIIIAAVRFTEADTKLAKEINSMEKKFYFVRTKVDMDLANEQKKKYFKEEKTLATIRNDCMEQLQKAGISSPQVFLVSRWDFHKYDSPQLQETFANDLNIHKRHVLICALPSTSEEILKEKQKALQEQIWKQALKSCALAAVPLPFLSVKCDVDILVENMREYCKSFGLDDDSIKSLAKQVRMSVAELKSVIKSPLAKDITKEEALKRLKEATGEPIMTVKYFISMIPLIGTGIAAKKSYSATYEVLHTFLDEVTEDAQRVLKKALEGAENNL from the exons ATGGAGATGTTCAGAGCCACTGAAGCCCCCAGGGACAGTGG GATAACGGAAGAGTCGAAAGCTCACTGGGGtgatttattttcaaaatggagCAGTAAACTGCCCGGTCTGTCGGAGGAGGAAACTGAAAAATTCCAGACGGCTGTCAAAGCTGGGAACCTCTCAGAAGCCATGTCTGTGGTGAGCATGTCTGAGGACATGTTAAGAAATACCAAGCTCAACATCGCCATCACAGGGAACTCGGGCTCTGGGAAGTCGTCTTTCATCAATGCCATAAGAAGCTTAAATGATGATGACAGAGGCGCAGCTGAGACTGGGGTGACAGAAACAACAAAGGATCCAACTCCTTACCCCCATCCCATTCACCCAAATGTGATTGTGTGGGACCTTCCTGGGATCGGAACAAGGAAATATCCGGCAGAAACATACCTGACCGATGTGAAGGCTCGTCGTTATGATTTCTTCATCATCATCGCAGCTGTGCGCTTCACAGAAGCTGACACCAAACTTGCCAAAGAAATCAACAGCATGGAGAAGAAGTTCTATTTTGTCCGCACCAAGGTGGATATGGACTTGGCtaatgaacagaaaaaaaaatatttcaaagagGAGAAAACTCTAGCGACAATCAGAAATGACTGCATGGAGCAGCTACAAAAAGCAGGGATCAGCTCCCCACAGGTTTTCCTGGTGTCAAGATGGGACTTTCACAAGTATGATTCTCCCCAACTGCAGGAGACTTTTGCGAATGACCTCAACATTCACAAGAGACACGTTCTCATCTGTGCCCTGCCCAGCACCTCTGAAGAAATCTTGAAAGAGAAACAGAAGGCCCTGCAGGAACAGATCTGGAAACAAGCCCTGAAGTCGTGCGCTCTCGCTGCTGTTCCTCTCCCATTTCTCTCAGTTAAGTGCGATGTCGACATCTTGGTGGAGAACATGAGGGAGTATTGCAAGTCCTTTGGCCTGGATGATGATTCCATCAAATCACTTGCTAAACAAGTTCGGATGTCTGTTGCTGAGCTGAAGTCTGTGATAAAGTCCCCTCTGGCCAAAGATATAACAAAAGAAGAGGCTTTGAAGCGGCTCAAAGAGGCTACAGGGGAACCTATAATGACAGTTAAATATTTTATCAGCATGATACCACTGATTGGCACTGGGATAGCTGCAAAGAAATCTTACAGTGCCACCTATGAAGTGCTACATACGTTTTTGGATGAAGTTACAGAAGATGCTCAACGAGTCCTGAAAAAGGCTTTGGAGGGAGCAGAGAATAACCTATAA